In Procambarus clarkii isolate CNS0578487 chromosome 30, FALCON_Pclarkii_2.0, whole genome shotgun sequence, the DNA window GGAACAAGAGAaaaaattatttgtttgcattcaCTGGACATAAACTTTCAAAACAGTTTATCATGAGCTTCACCAAAAACTCTTAAGCACAGTTGACTAGATACttatcacgacttttgttaggccaaagctagaatatgcagcggttgtgtggtgcccatatcttaagaagcactgtCCTAATATGTCCTAACATATTGCAAGCGTGCATACAAATATACCTCAGACACGTGAACATACACAATGAATTCCAATGTGCTCCAACAGACATGCTCATATGCATTATGCCCCAACATATACACCCATATCCTTTTTCTCTTCACACATTCTCATTTCTAAGTACAGTACAAGATTAGTGTTGAGTGCTTTACATTTCAAATAGCCAAACCAACATATATAATTCTCTGAAAAATATTCCACATTTTCAACTCTTGAAAGCATTAGAAATGTAGTCATCAGGTAAAGAGGACTTACCTGTTAATATAGATAATAATTTGCTCATCAATTAAACCCTCAAAGATAAGGGGAACGATGGTTCGCTCGGCTCGTCGACACACTGTGCGTGCAACATGCAAAGATGCACTCACCCGCCCACCGCCCTGCAGAGTAAAAAGAAAGTACTTAAAAGGGAAATAATTTCTTCAAGAAATTAGTAAATTTACAGTTTTGTAAATGCTTTTACATGGTTATATGTTAGTCTATATACATGAAAGTTCATAAACATGATACAAGTTACCACAGCTGGCACTCAGAAAACAATTATTAAAATTATCTTTTTATTATAATTGTACAATTACTGTACATCAGTGCATGAAAGGCTATAAAAAATGCTTCAGATTTAAATTATGTCTATCAAGGTCATTGCAGTTCAGGTGCACCAACACAAGAAAAGTTCATAACATCCTGAGCAGAGAAACAAGGCACCTTGTAATACATGTCACAAATAAGTTGAAATAACTCACTGGCAAAATGAAATTGGTGAGAGGTGGAAGTACAGAACTATACTTGTCTATCCATTCTTCTAACTCTATTATGTGGCGTGGATTGAATGACAGCCTCTCTCGTATGCGCGTCTCTCTCTCTGGGTCATCTGTAAAGAAGAAAATCAGAAGAATCAAATCAATGGAGACAAATTCAATATCAATATATTAAATATGTATAGTCTATGAATCAAACTTCATAGAGATCATTCTGCAACAATAACCTTTATAAAGTATAACTTCTGCTTTGGCATTAATTTGAAGGTAATCAAGGTTTCACTTGCCTTGAAAGATTTCAACCGTTTCATTACCTTGAATTTATGGAGCCCCTACGATACACCCTGGATTACATTTAATTGGAAAAGAAAAATAGCAAAGATTTTAAGTTATATTAACCTAAATAATTCTCCTAATCataaaaacaaaaggctggcaaacAATTTTTGCACATTATCATCTCTAGAATTCCCTTCCAACTGACTGAGGACGGCATGGTCACATCTCCCGCCTATGAAGTTTACATCAAAACAACATTCTCACTGATAAGTGCAAGCTGGTGATAGCATTCTTATGATGTGTGTCAACAGTGTAGGCATGATATAATTAGAAAATAGTGGTTCCAGAAGCATTAATAAGTCCCTATTAAATCAAACCAACAGTTCTGCATTGCTGCCATTGGTTGAAACAAGGTATATAAGATGCATAGAGCACATGCTAGATATCAGAAGATTAAAAACTGATGCTTAATATTAAGGCTATATGAGCTGAAAATTATCGTGTGTTCAATTATTAAATGAGTAAAGCCAgtgatgacttttttttttttttttgcaaacagGCAGACAACTATCATTTTTTATGATAGCTTCACTTTTAGGGATTAAGTAAGAAAAAATGTAAATGCAAAGACTGTAGGTTACTTCTGGTTTATCCAGATTCAACACTgaataataattcaataataagACAAGAtcgaaaacaaataaaataaatccAAGAAATTAAACGAAATGATAAATTTTGTTCTAAAGGAAATCAAACAAGCTAAcacttttgttgtagtgtttaaatccagtaaaattgataaaaatgtTCATTTACTGTGGTATTTTACTTCTCTCCAAGTACAGTATATGGAGAAAGTTTACAAATGCTGTAATGTTCGAACAGGTCCTTGGTTCTTCAGAATGTGTGCCTAGGCACAGTACATGCTACCATCTGCTAGAGCCAGAATCAAATGTCACCCcctaatgtgggggggggggaaacatcaaTTGGTAATCAAATCCACCAAGAATGTCTTCATAAATCCACCAGCAAAAGGTCTTGTGACAATCATATTTGCTGCCCTAGGTTCTACAAAAATATAAGATATTTCCTGTGATAATATCATGGATCATGCAAAGAGCTTAAGCAgcaacaacaaatgtcaaaatataATTTATTCGTTGTTGAATGAACTTCACTTCAGCTATGTACTGCTTGGTATATATACTATATCAATGAAGTACTGTATATATAGTATACAAGTTTGCCACCATTTTTTCCCAAAGGAAAACAGAACTTGGTGGCTGGTAACCCTGTGCAAAACATCACAAAGTATTACACAGCCTGTCACTGCAATATATTTTGGCTAAATATACCACTGTTAGCCAGTATCCAAACAGCACAGCAGAGAACCTAGAAACAGCTATACTCTTATCAATCATTGAGTATACAGCCCACTGAATAACAGCCTTTTCAGCATGAAATGATGTTTACAAGCAAAATATGTACCGATCATACATAATAGCATTAacatgaataaataaaaataaaagaataGAATAAAATACATTCATTTAAAATCGAATTAAATCACGTACCATTGCGGGTGAAACATCTGCATGCGGCAAGTCAAAGAAAACAAtagaacataaaaaaataaaaagagatgataattttttttaaacacaTATTAGTTCCCAACAGGAACAAGAAACCATAGGATATACAGTAATGCcaatttataaaataaaaattatgtaaacatcaTACTTTTGCAGCGTCTACAAAAGAACAATAATATTTGTTACATGTGAAGTTGTACTCTAAGAATATTTAGAAACGATGTGTTTTGTATTCTATATAATTCCCTTAATAATACTTTTCTGAGATTTAATTATTAATAGAACAATTAATCTGATATACATAACCATAAACTGGAcgaaatacaaaataataatcacCCGTGGCACTTGAAAATTCTGTTTAATCTTATTAAGAGCACAGTAGGCAAACTTAAATAAAAACAAATGTCACAATTAGGTATACATCTCAGTGGAATATTGGGTCAGTTGCTGGGATGTCTGAAGGTTTAGGTACTACTGAAGTTAATAGCATTAACAAAATAAGCAAAAAACATAAAAGAAAAGATTAATCTACAAACTTTATATATTCTACAGTACTGCATTACTAAAACTACACTTTCATAAATGAACACCTACCAGTAGCATACTGTGGTCGTGGTGTGGCAAGAAGGCTGGAAATATCCTGAAGGATGCACTGAATCCTCTCCAACTGGTCAGCATACTCGTGCTTTTTTTCTGCTGCGTACTCTTTAGCCAGCCTTACCACGTCAACCATAGATAAATTATAAGTACTGTACTACAGAATTTCTTTTATGAGTAAAGTGCTGTTTATTTAAATACTCAGTCCTCATAGATGCCTTTttagtataatataaaaaattgatAAATATATAGAGAAAATTTTATAAATACAGTATAAAGCATGAATAACTTCTTCCATATAAATAATGTAATGTTATGGTTAAAAACTTGTAACACAGAAAATTACTTTGATACTGTATGGTAACAAAAATTCCTTAGAATATTACATAACCATATAATTATGCACCTTACACTGACAGCCTTACCCAATATGAGAAGAAAGTTCATCAGTTGTCCCCAAAGCCTTGAAGAAGGGGCCATCTTTTCGTTGACGTTCCCCTGAATAAAGATTCGTGGTTCCTTTATCCCCAGTTCTTGTATAAATCTTCAAGTCACCACCACTGTAAGGAAAATGCTTGAGTGATACCATACAATAAAATCTTTAAGTCTACCCAACTCATTAGATTGTATTTTATCACCTGCCAGTAACGggttgggtgcctgcacacagccTCATCCATCACTAGGGAGAGTCTaattggcttcctgtccctggcaATGATAGTATCAGTTGGACTTACAAGCCAGAGGGAATACTCTGGAAACTATCATAAGCCCAATAACATACATGCCTCTTCAGCAAGATTTGACCTTGGGGCTACTGCATTCCTATTACAGATTGATAATTACAATACCATTTGATTGCTTAAATTAACAACAATGTTACAATCTTTCATTCCGGATATGTTGTTTGCATAACTTAACATAACTTTTGAGATAATGCCAAGGGCTAGTTTGTATTTTACCAgtgttgtgacaataaacataaaTGAATGTTGCCTAGGTAACATTCCACCACTGAAGATGCCAATGCCAAAATTTTTATCTTacactttttttttataaaagacaataataaagccaTCTACAGTCTATATTTATGAATGTTAAAACTGACATATTATGTTATGGTTTACACCAAGTGCTGAAACTAGTAATTCCTAAAACTGATTGAATTATTGTACAATGTAGTATGATATACCGGGTAAGTAACAAGTTGAGGATCCGCTTCTACTTACCTATATGGACGCATGAAACTGTACATTAGTTGTGGTGATTTCATGTTTGCTTGCAAGAAATGTCTCATTACACCTGCAGCTTTAGGCCAAATGCTGACAGACACCCTTGTTAAACCAATCAAAGTCTGCAACTGCATTATGTTTCGTCTTCAAATTTTATTATAAGAGTAGAAAGCAAGCTTCTAAACTGCCCCTGTAAGATACAGGAATATATTCATTATAACATTAACAATGTACTAATTAAAAATTGTTTTTATACAAGTACTGTAGAGTATTTTACCGGCTACTGTACAGCATAGTCTTACAGATTGGTCAAAATAATTTGTACAGTACTATATTGTTCTATTTAGTATATGTTGGTAAAAATTATGTGTAAAATTTTCTTGCATTACTGAAGAATTATTTAGCACATTTAAAAGGCGAATAAAGCACCAGGTGAGATTCAATTTTATTAGAAAATCATAAATAGaaacattattgttattattttcatGACGGGTCACCCTTTTTCTAATTTGTTCATAATCTAAACTTAACAACATAACATTATCAAAACATGATATCCCAAATTCAAGAGTTAAGCCAATAAGGATCTGAACTGTGACCTAAGTTTAGAAATGCTTGGCTGGTTGTTGAAGATAAAGATTTAGAAATAGGGTCCTCATTGCTCGATATCATCACCatcatagaccagttgcactaacatcgcacatcataaaagtatttgagagagtgattaggagtcaggtcaccaatttcatggagaccaatgaccttcataacccaggccaacatggatttcgagcgggaagatcgtgcctctcacagctacttgagcactacaacaaagtcactgaggcattagaagagaaacagaatgctgatgtgatatacacggacttcgcaaaggccttcgataaatgtgaccatggcgtgatagcacacaaaatgaagtcaatgggaataaccggtaaagtaggacgctggatactcagttttctgtcaaacaggactcagcgagtaactgtcaaccatataaaatctagtccaagtgcagtgaaaagctctgtacctcagggtacagtccttgcaccactgcttttccttattctcatatcagatatagacaaaaatacaagtcacagcttcgtatcatcctttgcagatgacacaaaaatcagtatgaaaattacctcggctgaggacattgaaaaacttcaagctgatattaataaagttttcgactgggcatcagaaaataacatgatgtttaacagtgataaattccaggtactcaggtacggtaaaaatgaggaccttaaacataatacagagtacaaaacacaatcaaatgtacccatagtaggaaaacagcatgtaaaggatttgggaataataatgtctgacgacctaacgtttaaggagcataaccaagcaaatattgcgacagccagaaaaatgataggatggattacgagaactttcaaatccagggatcccatcacaatggttgtactcttcaaggcacttgtgttgtcccgtcttgagtactgctcagtactcacttcccccttcaaagcaggagagattgctgaaatagagggaatacagagaacatatacggcacgcatagacgcaataaagcacctaaattattgggatcgtctcaaagccctccaaatgtactcactagaaagaagacgagagagatatcaaataatatacacctggaagatactggagggccaagtaccaaatctacacagtaaaataacaacgtactggagtgaacgacatggaagaaaatgtagaatagaaccaatgaagagcagaggtgccataggcacaatcagagaacactgtataaacatcagaggtccgcggttgttcaacgtcctcccagcaagcataagaaatattgccggaacaaccgtggacattttcaagaggaaactagatttattcctccaaggagtgccggaccaaccgggctgtggtgggtatgtgggcctgcgggccgctccaagcaacagcctggtggaccaaactctcacaagtcgagcctggcctcgggccgggcttggggagtagacgaactcccagaaccccatcaaccaggtatcaaccaggtatcatcttGACATAAGGAAGTGGTTATCTCAAGCAGGAGACACACaggcaccactcctgtgccaggtaagtcactacatgctcaccatagcccgtactacttgccccgctcctgtgccagataagttacgggctcaccatagcccgtgctacttggaacttgttccgagtagctgaatctataacaacaagcaACTCAAGCAGGAGACTAGGTTGGGGATATAGCTTATCCCCACTAAGGGCCAATTGCCTCCCCATCTCAAAATTGAGAAACTGAATGGCAATGACAGCaattttaaaaatgaaaatatcaaAATCAGTGAGAAAATATTCAAGCCATACGATGACATCTACCCCAGATCCCTGGACTCCCATCATATGACCCTAATAATGTGCTTGTGATTCAAACATGCATCAACGTCAAGACACAATTAGTTAAGAATAGACTTTATTAacaataatgttaataaaaaataATGTTTTGTCTATAAGGGATTTAGTATATCTAACAAAgatacacaactagtacacataaAGGGAAACAACTGTATACTGTATTGCCTCAAGGTATAT includes these proteins:
- the LOC123765444 gene encoding corrinoid adenosyltransferase MMAB; the protein is MQLQTLIGLTRVSVSIWPKAAGVMRHFLQANMKSPQLMYSFMRPYSGGDLKIYTRTGDKGTTNLYSGERQRKDGPFFKALGTTDELSSHIGLAKEYAAEKKHEYADQLERIQCILQDISSLLATPRPQYATDDPERETRIRERLSFNPRHIIELEEWIDKYSSVLPPLTNFILPGGGRVSASLHVARTVCRRAERTIVPLIFEGLIDEQIIIYINRLSDYLFTVARYASFLDGNKETIYIRPQPHKSRKDDRRISENQEIIRNDG